The Vicia villosa cultivar HV-30 ecotype Madison, WI unplaced genomic scaffold, Vvil1.0 ctg.001636F_1_1, whole genome shotgun sequence genome includes a window with the following:
- the LOC131636118 gene encoding uncharacterized mitochondrial protein AtMg00810-like: MIAQIYVDDIVFGGMSDRMVKHFVGQMQTELEMSMVGELTYFLGLQIKQMEDSTFMSQSKYAKNIVKKFGMDNASHKRTPAPTHQKLSKDEGVGVCARYQVEPKASHLNQVKRILKYVNGTSDYGILYTNGSNPVLTGYCDADWAGSADDRKSTSG, translated from the exons ATGATTGCTcagatatatgtggatgacatagtgTTTGGAGGAATGTCAGATAGAATGGTAAAACACTTTGTTGGTCAAATGCAGACAGAACTTGAAATGAGTATGGTTGGGGAACTgacttactttcttggtcttCAAATCAAGCAAATGGAAGACTCCACATTCATGTCTCAAAGCAAATATGCCAAGAATATAGTAAAGAAATTTGGTATGGACAATGCaagtcacaaaagaactcctgcaCCAACACATCAAAAGTTATCCAAAGATGAAGGAG TTGGAGTGTGTGCCAGATATCAAGTAGAGCCAAAGGCAAGTCACTTGAATCAAGTCAAGAGAATTCTTAAATATGTAAATGGGACTTCAGACTATGGCATACTGTACACCAACGGAAGTAACCCTGTCTTGACTGGATACTGTGATGCTgactgggctggaagtgctgatgacagaaaaagcacATCTGGATGA